Proteins found in one Amycolatopsis umgeniensis genomic segment:
- a CDS encoding TIGR03620 family F420-dependent LLM class oxidoreductase, producing MSVGIWTFSFDGKEIGEVRDAASEVEELGFDTLWFGEYRGREAFTQAGLLLAATSRLTVATGIARFGHREPIAAAAAERTLAEAYPGRFILGLGGHLPGAKPLDAMRGYLDGMDAAELSTPDFPRRRLLAALGPKMLSLAAERADGAHPYFVPVEHTALARKIMGPSAFLAVEQAVALGSDREIARKHVSMYLELAAHHRANLRRFGHTEVDYGSDRLVDALVAVGEDAISERVQAHLDAGADHVCLQVLTEDDRIPLAEWRLLSGVGGNVRKRDVTG from the coding sequence AGCGTCGGGATCTGGACGTTCTCCTTCGACGGCAAGGAAATCGGCGAAGTCCGCGATGCCGCCTCGGAAGTCGAAGAGCTCGGCTTCGACACGTTGTGGTTCGGGGAGTACCGGGGACGGGAGGCCTTCACCCAGGCCGGGCTGCTGCTGGCGGCGACCTCGCGGCTGACGGTCGCCACCGGTATCGCGCGCTTCGGCCATCGGGAACCGATCGCCGCCGCCGCGGCCGAACGGACACTCGCCGAGGCATATCCGGGCCGGTTCATCCTCGGGCTCGGCGGACATCTTCCGGGCGCCAAACCGCTGGACGCGATGCGCGGATACCTCGACGGGATGGACGCGGCCGAACTGTCCACACCGGACTTTCCGCGACGACGGCTCCTGGCCGCGCTGGGGCCGAAGATGCTCTCTTTGGCCGCGGAACGCGCGGACGGTGCGCATCCGTACTTCGTCCCGGTCGAACACACCGCGCTGGCCCGCAAGATCATGGGACCTTCGGCTTTCCTCGCCGTCGAACAGGCCGTGGCGCTGGGCTCGGACCGGGAGATCGCCCGGAAACACGTGTCGATGTACCTGGAGCTGGCCGCCCACCACCGGGCGAATCTGCGGCGGTTCGGCCACACCGAGGTGGACTACGGTTCCGATCGGCTCGTGGACGCGCTGGTCGCCGTCGGGGAGGACGCGATCTCCGAGCGGGTGCAGGCACACCTGGACGCGGGGGCGGACCATGTCTGCCTGCAGGTCCTGACCGAGGACGACCGGATCCCGCTGGCCGAATGGCGGCTTTTGTCGGGGGTCGGCGGTAACGTGCGGAAGCGTGACGTCACCGGCTGA
- a CDS encoding ankyrin repeat domain-containing protein, translated as MTSPAELAFENARELIDARDLAGLARLIGDLPTLVHAHGKNGNDLLGMAAATRDERLCRILLDHGADPASANVHGWTALHQAGYVGLPLLVTMLLDAGAPVDVPARGDGGTPLVVALFWGHREAAEVLAARSLSPANLRVAAGLGHADLLDALIAPDGTLSPAAGAHREFHRPHSGFPEWRPSEDPAEIVNEALAWAARNDRSQAVRTLVARGAEVDADVYRGTALTWAAAQGKAEVIGTLAELGASVNRQGTFGGLSHGEGVTALHLAVQGGHVDAVRALLAVGADPLLEDSLYSSSAVGWAEHFGHREILAVLRGS; from the coding sequence GTGACGTCACCGGCTGAGCTCGCCTTCGAGAACGCACGGGAACTGATCGACGCGCGGGACCTCGCCGGTCTCGCGCGCCTGATCGGCGACCTGCCCACGCTCGTCCATGCGCACGGGAAGAACGGGAACGACCTGCTCGGCATGGCCGCCGCGACCCGCGACGAGCGGCTGTGCCGGATCCTGCTCGACCACGGGGCCGATCCGGCGTCGGCCAACGTGCACGGCTGGACGGCGCTGCACCAGGCAGGTTATGTCGGGTTGCCGCTACTGGTCACGATGCTGCTCGACGCGGGCGCCCCTGTCGACGTGCCCGCCCGCGGCGACGGCGGGACACCCCTGGTGGTCGCGCTGTTCTGGGGCCACCGCGAGGCCGCCGAGGTGCTGGCCGCGCGAAGCCTGTCCCCCGCCAATCTGCGCGTCGCGGCCGGTTTGGGACACGCGGACCTGCTCGACGCGCTGATCGCGCCGGACGGCACGCTCTCCCCCGCGGCGGGCGCGCATCGCGAGTTCCACCGTCCCCACAGCGGTTTCCCGGAATGGCGGCCGAGCGAAGATCCGGCCGAGATCGTCAACGAGGCGCTCGCGTGGGCCGCGCGGAACGACCGGTCGCAGGCGGTGCGGACCCTGGTGGCGCGTGGCGCGGAGGTGGACGCCGACGTCTACCGGGGAACCGCGCTGACCTGGGCCGCCGCGCAAGGGAAGGCCGAGGTGATCGGGACCTTGGCCGAGCTGGGCGCTTCGGTGAACCGTCAGGGGACTTTCGGCGGGCTTTCCCACGGCGAGGGGGTGACGGCGCTGCACCTCGCAGTGCAGGGTGGGCACGTGGACGCCGTTCGCGCGTTGCTGGCGGTGGGGGCGGATCCTTTGCTCGAGGATTCCTTGTACTCGTCGTCCGCCGTGGGGTGGGCTGAGCATTTCGGGCACCGGGAGATCCTGGCGGTCCTGCGGGGTTCGTGA
- a CDS encoding DUF397 domain-containing protein yields the protein MSEQPVDDKAHIRPELDLSDAKWIRAEPDGANLEDCVEYALVSHADGVTYTAMRQSSDPEGHVLVFTPREWDAFVKGVKDGEFDLPV from the coding sequence ATGAGTGAGCAGCCGGTGGACGACAAAGCCCACATCCGGCCGGAACTGGACTTGAGCGACGCGAAGTGGATCCGGGCGGAACCGGACGGCGCGAATCTCGAAGACTGCGTCGAGTACGCGTTGGTCTCGCACGCGGACGGCGTCACCTACACCGCGATGCGCCAGTCCTCGGATCCGGAAGGCCACGTCCTCGTGTTCACCCCGAGGGAATGGGACGCCTTCGTGAAAGGCGTGAAGGACGGCGAGTTCGACCTTCCTGTTTAG
- the ilvC gene encoding ketol-acid reductoisomerase, giving the protein MAVEIFYDDDADLSIIQGRKVAVIGYGSQGHAHSLSLRDSGVDVRIGLPEGSKSRAKAEEQGLRVLTPAEASAEADLIMILAPDTKQRAIYEKDIEPHLKDGDALFFGHGFNIRYDLIKPPAGVDVAMVAPKGPGHLVRRQFVDGKGVPALIAVEQDASGNAQALALSYAAAIGGARAGVIKTTFTEETETDLFGEQAVLCGGASALVQTGFEVLTEAGYAPEIAYFEVLHELKLIVDLMYEGGIARQRYSISDTAEYGDLTRGPRVISPAVKEEMKKILGEIQDGTFAREWVAEDEAGRPNFTKLEKQGDEHPIEATGKKLRDLMSWVDRPITETA; this is encoded by the coding sequence ATGGCAGTGGAAATCTTTTACGACGACGACGCGGACCTTTCGATCATCCAGGGTCGCAAGGTCGCCGTGATCGGCTACGGCAGCCAGGGTCACGCGCACTCGCTGAGCCTGCGCGACTCCGGCGTCGATGTCCGCATCGGTCTGCCCGAGGGCTCGAAGTCGCGGGCCAAGGCCGAGGAGCAGGGTCTCCGCGTGCTCACGCCCGCCGAGGCCAGCGCCGAAGCCGACCTGATCATGATCCTCGCGCCGGACACGAAGCAGCGCGCGATCTACGAGAAGGACATCGAGCCGCACCTCAAGGACGGCGACGCGCTGTTCTTCGGTCACGGCTTCAACATCCGCTACGACCTGATCAAGCCGCCGGCAGGCGTCGACGTCGCCATGGTCGCGCCGAAGGGCCCGGGCCACCTGGTCCGCCGCCAGTTCGTCGACGGCAAGGGCGTCCCGGCGCTCATCGCGGTCGAGCAGGACGCCTCCGGCAACGCGCAGGCGCTCGCGCTCTCCTACGCGGCCGCCATCGGTGGCGCCCGCGCCGGTGTCATCAAGACGACCTTCACCGAGGAGACCGAGACCGACCTCTTCGGCGAGCAGGCCGTTCTCTGCGGCGGCGCCTCCGCGCTGGTGCAGACCGGTTTCGAGGTGCTCACCGAGGCCGGCTACGCCCCGGAGATCGCCTACTTCGAGGTGCTGCACGAGCTGAAGCTGATCGTCGACCTCATGTACGAGGGCGGCATCGCGCGTCAGCGCTACTCGATCTCCGACACCGCCGAGTACGGCGACCTGACCCGCGGCCCGCGCGTCATCTCGCCGGCGGTCAAGGAAGAGATGAAGAAGATCCTCGGCGAGATCCAGGACGGCACCTTCGCCCGCGAATGGGTCGCCGAGGACGAGGCCGGACGGCCGAACTTCACCAAGCTCGAGAAGCAGGGTGACGAGCACCCGATCGAGGCGACCGGCAAGAAGCTGCGCGACCTGATGTCGTGGGTGGACCGGCCGATCACCGAGACCGCCTAG
- the ilvN gene encoding acetolactate synthase small subunit has translation MSVHTLSVLVENKPGVLARVSGLFSRRGFNIESLAVGPTENPEVSRMTIVVAVEELPLEQVTKQLNKLVNVIKIVELEKSTAVQRELLLVKVRADNTVRSQVLETVQLFRAKVVDVSPEALTVEATGTSDKIGALLRMLEPYGIRELVQSGMVAVGRGSRSITATSAR, from the coding sequence ATGAGCGTGCACACCCTGAGCGTTCTGGTGGAAAACAAGCCCGGTGTCCTCGCGCGGGTTTCCGGACTGTTTTCCCGGCGCGGTTTCAACATCGAATCCCTCGCCGTCGGGCCCACGGAGAATCCCGAGGTGTCCCGGATGACGATCGTGGTCGCCGTCGAAGAGCTACCGCTCGAACAGGTGACCAAACAGCTCAACAAGCTGGTCAACGTCATCAAGATCGTGGAATTGGAAAAGTCCACCGCCGTGCAGCGCGAACTGCTGCTCGTCAAGGTCCGCGCCGACAACACCGTGCGCAGCCAGGTCCTCGAAACAGTGCAGTTGTTCCGCGCGAAGGTGGTGGACGTGTCTCCCGAGGCGCTCACCGTCGAAGCCACCGGCACCTCGGACAAGATCGGTGCCCTGCTGCGGATGCTGGAGCCCTATGGCATCCGCGAACTGGTCCAGTCCGGAATGGTCGCGGTCGGCCGGGGCTCTCGTTCGATCACCGCCACCTCCGCCCGCTAA
- a CDS encoding acetolactate synthase large subunit gives MTSATSRAEANTPGARPKPAPPAGTPVRVTGAQSLVRSLEAVGAEVVFGIPGGTILPAYDPLLDSTKVRHVLVRHEQGAGHAATGYAQATGKVGVCMATSGPGATNLVTPLADANMDSVPVVAITGQQSRALIGTDAFQEADICGITMPITKHNFLVTDPADIPRTIAEAFHLASTGRPGPVLVDIPKDVLQEMTSFSWPTELRLPGYRPTLRPHGKQVREAARLISKSRRPVLYVGGGVIKADASRQLMELAELTGIPVVTTLMARGAFPDSHPQHLGMPGMHGSVSAVAAMQRADLLIALGARFDDRVTGQLSSFAPEAAIVHADIDPAEISKNRKADVPIVGDCAEIITELIEAVRAETDKSAKPDLADWWTQVSSWRDDYPAGYEWPEDGTLSPQYVIERIGSLVGPDAVYTAGVGQHQMWAAQFVKYENPRTWINSGGLGTMGFAVPAAMGAKFGVPDKQVWAIDGDGCFQMTNQELATCAIEGAPIKVAVINNGNLGMVRQWQNLFYSERYSNTDLGTHKHRIPDFTLLAEALGCAGLRCETKEDVDATIRRAMEINDRPVVIDFVVGKDAQVWPMVAAGTGNDEIMSVRGIRPLFDDDEVAAEAEINAAAEGDAR, from the coding sequence ATGACTAGTGCCACCTCGCGAGCAGAAGCGAACACCCCTGGAGCACGTCCCAAGCCGGCGCCGCCGGCCGGGACCCCGGTGCGGGTCACGGGCGCGCAGTCGCTCGTCCGCTCGCTCGAAGCGGTGGGCGCGGAAGTCGTGTTCGGTATTCCCGGCGGCACCATTCTCCCGGCGTACGACCCGTTGCTCGACTCGACGAAGGTCCGCCACGTCCTGGTCCGCCACGAACAGGGCGCGGGCCACGCCGCCACCGGCTACGCGCAGGCGACCGGCAAGGTCGGTGTGTGCATGGCCACGTCCGGCCCCGGCGCGACCAACCTGGTCACCCCGCTGGCCGACGCGAACATGGACTCGGTGCCGGTGGTCGCCATCACCGGTCAGCAGTCCCGCGCGCTGATCGGCACGGACGCCTTCCAGGAAGCCGACATCTGCGGCATCACGATGCCGATCACCAAGCACAACTTCCTGGTCACCGACCCGGCGGACATCCCCCGCACCATCGCGGAGGCCTTCCACCTCGCCTCGACCGGCCGTCCCGGCCCGGTCCTGGTGGACATCCCCAAGGACGTCCTGCAGGAGATGACCTCCTTCTCCTGGCCGACGGAGCTGCGGCTGCCGGGATACCGGCCCACGCTGCGCCCGCACGGCAAGCAGGTCCGCGAGGCCGCCCGGCTGATCAGCAAGTCGCGTCGCCCGGTCCTCTACGTCGGCGGTGGCGTGATCAAGGCCGACGCCTCGCGTCAGCTGATGGAACTGGCCGAGCTGACCGGGATCCCGGTCGTCACCACGCTGATGGCCCGCGGCGCGTTCCCCGACTCGCATCCGCAGCACCTCGGCATGCCGGGGATGCACGGTTCGGTCTCCGCGGTCGCGGCGATGCAGCGAGCGGATCTGCTGATCGCCCTCGGCGCCCGTTTCGACGACCGCGTCACCGGGCAGCTGTCCTCGTTCGCGCCGGAGGCCGCGATCGTCCACGCCGACATCGACCCGGCCGAGATCTCCAAGAACCGCAAGGCGGACGTGCCCATCGTCGGCGACTGCGCGGAGATCATCACCGAACTGATCGAGGCCGTCCGCGCCGAGACCGACAAGTCCGCGAAGCCGGACCTCGCGGACTGGTGGACGCAGGTCAGCTCCTGGCGCGACGACTACCCGGCGGGCTACGAGTGGCCCGAAGACGGGACGCTTTCCCCGCAGTACGTCATCGAGCGCATCGGTTCGCTGGTCGGCCCGGACGCGGTCTACACCGCGGGCGTCGGGCAGCACCAGATGTGGGCCGCGCAGTTCGTGAAGTACGAGAACCCGCGCACCTGGATCAACTCCGGCGGTCTCGGCACGATGGGCTTCGCCGTCCCGGCCGCGATGGGCGCCAAGTTCGGCGTCCCGGACAAGCAGGTCTGGGCCATCGACGGCGACGGCTGTTTCCAGATGACGAACCAGGAACTGGCCACCTGCGCCATCGAAGGCGCGCCGATCAAGGTCGCCGTCATCAACAACGGCAACCTCGGCATGGTCCGCCAGTGGCAGAACCTCTTCTACTCGGAGCGGTACTCCAACACCGATCTCGGTACCCACAAGCACCGCATCCCCGACTTCACCCTGCTCGCGGAGGCGCTCGGCTGCGCCGGGCTCCGCTGTGAGACCAAGGAAGACGTCGACGCCACCATTCGGCGCGCCATGGAGATCAACGACCGCCCCGTCGTGATCGATTTCGTGGTGGGGAAGGATGCCCAGGTGTGGCCCATGGTGGCCGCGGGCACCGGTAACGACGAAATCATGTCCGTGCGCGGGATCCGCCCGCTCTTCGACGACGACGAAGTCGCCGCCGAGGCGGAGATCAACGCGGCGGCAGAAGGAGACGCGCGATGA
- a CDS encoding PH domain-containing protein gives MAEEKQQEQANEAPKAVFKIPNTALLAIAFLVVCVTPVAFGDVPYLQWLYLFPIALAVFVIRTRTTATSEGLEVRTLFGRRDLPWSALKGLAITDKAKVQAVLKDESKIALPAVRTRHLPVISLVSAGRMADPSGLTDTVDKAGEPAPEKDEASGE, from the coding sequence GTGGCAGAAGAAAAGCAGCAAGAACAGGCGAACGAGGCTCCCAAAGCCGTCTTCAAGATTCCGAACACGGCGCTGTTGGCGATCGCTTTCCTCGTCGTCTGTGTGACGCCTGTCGCGTTCGGCGACGTGCCGTACCTCCAGTGGCTCTACCTCTTCCCGATCGCGCTGGCGGTGTTCGTCATCCGGACCCGCACGACGGCGACGTCCGAGGGGCTGGAAGTCCGCACGCTGTTCGGGCGGCGGGACCTGCCGTGGTCCGCCCTCAAGGGCCTCGCCATCACCGACAAGGCGAAGGTGCAGGCGGTGCTGAAGGACGAGTCCAAGATCGCCCTCCCCGCCGTGCGCACCCGCCACCTTCCGGTGATCTCGCTGGTCAGCGCGGGCCGCATGGCCGATCCCTCCGGGCTCACCGACACCGTCGACAAGGCCGGGGAACCGGCTCCGGAAAAGGACGAAGCCTCCGGGGAGTAG
- the ilvD gene encoding dihydroxy-acid dehydratase: MPPLRSRTTTHGRNAAGARSLWRATGMTDSDFGKPIVAIANSYTQFVPGHVHLKDLGEIVAGAVKEAGGVAREFHTIAVDDGIAMGHSGMLYSLPSREIIADSVEYMVNAHQADALVCISNCDKITPGMLNAAMRLNIPVVFVSGGPMEAGKAVVVGGVAQAPTDLITAIAASASSEVDEDGLSIVERSACPTCGSCSGMFTANSMNCLTEALGLSLPGNGSTLATHAARKALFEDAGRTVVELCKRWYEQDDESALPRSIASKKAFENAMALDMAMGGSTNTVLHILAAAQEGEVDFTIDDIDAIGRRVPCLSKVAPNSDYHMEDVHRAGGIPAILGELYRGGLLNTDVHSVHSPDIESWLSTWDIRAEEPSARAVELFHAAPGGVRTTEAFSTENRWSSLDTDASGGCIHDVEHAYTKDGGLAILRGNLAENGAVIKSAGIDEELWRFEGPARVLESQEEAVSAILKKEIQPGEVLVIRYEGPAGGPGMQEMLHPTAFLKGSGLGKKCALITDGRFSGGSSGISVGHISPEAAAGGAIGLVQNGDRILLDVHERRLELLVDADVLAERRAKMDASERPWQPVSRDRKVTAALRAYARMATSADTGAVRDPNK, translated from the coding sequence GTGCCCCCACTCCGTTCCCGGACCACCACCCACGGCCGCAACGCGGCGGGCGCCCGCTCGCTCTGGCGCGCCACCGGGATGACCGACAGCGACTTCGGCAAGCCGATCGTCGCCATCGCGAACTCCTACACCCAGTTCGTGCCGGGGCACGTGCACCTCAAGGACCTCGGCGAGATCGTCGCCGGCGCGGTGAAGGAGGCGGGCGGTGTCGCCCGCGAGTTCCACACGATCGCCGTCGACGACGGGATCGCCATGGGGCACAGCGGAATGCTCTACTCGCTGCCCTCGCGTGAGATCATCGCGGACTCCGTCGAGTACATGGTGAACGCGCACCAGGCCGACGCGCTGGTCTGCATCTCCAACTGCGACAAGATCACCCCGGGCATGCTGAACGCCGCCATGCGGCTGAACATCCCGGTGGTCTTCGTCTCCGGCGGGCCCATGGAAGCGGGCAAGGCCGTGGTCGTCGGCGGGGTCGCGCAGGCACCGACCGACCTGATCACCGCGATCGCCGCCTCGGCCAGCAGCGAGGTCGACGAGGACGGGCTGTCCATTGTGGAGCGCTCGGCCTGCCCGACCTGCGGTTCGTGTTCGGGCATGTTCACCGCGAACTCGATGAACTGCCTCACCGAGGCGCTGGGGCTCTCTCTGCCGGGCAACGGCTCCACCCTCGCCACGCACGCCGCCCGCAAGGCGCTGTTCGAGGACGCCGGGCGCACGGTCGTCGAGCTGTGCAAGCGTTGGTACGAGCAGGACGACGAGTCCGCGCTCCCGCGCTCGATCGCATCGAAGAAGGCTTTCGAGAACGCGATGGCCCTCGACATGGCGATGGGCGGCTCGACAAACACGGTGCTGCACATCCTCGCCGCCGCGCAGGAGGGCGAGGTCGACTTCACCATCGACGACATCGACGCCATCGGCCGCCGCGTGCCGTGCCTGTCGAAGGTCGCGCCGAACTCGGACTACCACATGGAGGACGTCCACCGCGCCGGCGGCATTCCGGCCATCCTCGGCGAGCTGTACCGCGGCGGGCTCCTGAACACCGACGTCCACTCCGTGCACTCACCGGACATCGAGTCTTGGCTGTCCACTTGGGACATCCGCGCGGAGGAGCCGTCCGCGCGGGCGGTCGAGCTGTTCCACGCCGCGCCGGGCGGGGTCCGCACCACGGAGGCGTTCTCCACCGAGAACCGCTGGTCCTCTTTGGACACCGATGCCTCCGGCGGCTGCATCCACGACGTCGAGCACGCCTACACCAAGGACGGCGGGCTCGCGATCCTGCGCGGCAACCTCGCGGAGAACGGCGCCGTCATCAAGTCCGCGGGCATCGACGAGGAACTCTGGCGCTTCGAGGGCCCGGCCCGGGTGCTGGAAAGCCAGGAGGAGGCGGTTTCGGCCATCCTCAAGAAGGAGATCCAGCCCGGTGAGGTGCTGGTGATCCGCTACGAAGGCCCGGCGGGCGGCCCGGGGATGCAGGAGATGCTGCACCCGACGGCGTTCCTCAAGGGCTCCGGCCTCGGCAAGAAGTGCGCGCTGATCACCGACGGCCGGTTCTCCGGCGGTTCGTCGGGCATCTCCGTCGGGCACATCTCCCCCGAAGCCGCCGCGGGCGGGGCGATCGGGCTCGTCCAGAACGGCGACCGGATCCTGCTCGACGTCCACGAGCGCCGTCTCGAACTGCTCGTCGACGCGGACGTCCTCGCCGAGCGGCGCGCGAAGATGGACGCGAGCGAGCGGCCGTGGCAGCCGGTCTCGCGGGACCGGAAGGTCACCGCCGCGCTGCGGGCCTACGCGCGGATGGCGACGTCGGCCGACACCGGCGCGGTGCGGGACCCGAACAAGTAA
- a CDS encoding DoxX family membrane protein — MISDVADSDSGPGPAETRGGIDLGLLVLRVVLGVTMGAHGLQHLFGAFGGPGVGGFAKVLGSFGYTSQTTLLSWITGISEVLGGALVLVGLFTPVGAAALLGVCANIVFVKFGGGFFQKEGQGFEFELLLGAASLTVLLAGAGRISLDVNTPWRKRPLSFGLIGLLLTAAASVVVIVLCR; from the coding sequence GTGATCTCGGACGTGGCCGACTCCGACAGCGGCCCCGGCCCGGCGGAGACCAGGGGCGGGATCGATCTCGGTCTGCTCGTCCTGCGCGTGGTGCTCGGCGTGACCATGGGCGCGCACGGGCTCCAGCACCTCTTCGGCGCCTTCGGCGGGCCCGGGGTCGGCGGCTTCGCCAAGGTGCTCGGCAGCTTCGGCTACACCAGCCAGACCACGCTGCTTTCGTGGATCACCGGGATCAGCGAGGTACTCGGCGGCGCGCTCGTGCTGGTGGGCCTGTTCACCCCGGTCGGCGCCGCCGCGTTGCTCGGGGTCTGCGCGAACATCGTGTTCGTGAAGTTCGGCGGCGGGTTCTTCCAGAAGGAGGGGCAGGGCTTCGAGTTCGAGCTCCTGCTGGGCGCCGCTTCGCTGACCGTCCTGCTCGCGGGCGCCGGGCGGATTTCGCTGGACGTCAACACCCCGTGGCGGAAGCGGCCGCTTTCGTTCGGGTTGATCGGGCTGCTGCTGACGGCGGCGGCTTCGGTCGTGGTGATCGTCCTGTGCCGCTGA
- a CDS encoding DUF72 domain-containing protein: MWTHKAWAGRFLPKSLPAGERLRAYAGWCNAVEGNTTFYATPARDTVETWARQTDPGFRFVVKLPKVVTHERRLAGVETEMRAFLDAIEPLGERAVLWTQLPGSFGPSDVDSLGRFLRRLPAGLRRAVEVRHPEFYTGARSASLLETTLTAADAEWVPFDTTVFFGSPPVSEAEQDAWAKKPRLPRRTRALTDRPIVRYLGRDSTEETVQGWRPWAEVVAEWLRAGRSPTVFLHTPDNDDAPALARRFHDDVRALVPGLDPLPEPEPLEPATLF, translated from the coding sequence ATGTGGACGCACAAGGCGTGGGCCGGGCGGTTCCTGCCGAAGTCGCTGCCCGCCGGGGAGCGACTGCGGGCCTACGCGGGTTGGTGCAACGCCGTCGAGGGCAACACCACCTTCTACGCGACCCCCGCCCGGGACACCGTCGAGACGTGGGCGCGGCAGACCGACCCCGGGTTCCGGTTCGTGGTCAAGCTGCCCAAGGTCGTCACGCACGAACGACGCCTCGCCGGGGTCGAGACCGAGATGCGGGCGTTCCTGGACGCGATCGAACCTCTCGGCGAACGGGCGGTCCTGTGGACCCAGCTGCCCGGCTCGTTCGGCCCGTCGGACGTCGACTCGCTCGGCCGGTTCCTGAGACGGCTCCCCGCCGGCCTCCGACGCGCCGTGGAGGTGCGCCATCCCGAGTTCTACACCGGCGCCCGCTCGGCGTCGCTGCTGGAGACGACCCTCACCGCCGCGGACGCCGAATGGGTGCCTTTCGACACGACGGTCTTCTTCGGCAGTCCGCCGGTCAGCGAGGCCGAGCAGGACGCCTGGGCCAAGAAACCCCGGCTGCCACGGCGGACGCGGGCGCTGACCGACCGGCCGATCGTCCGCTATCTGGGCCGGGACTCGACCGAGGAAACCGTCCAGGGGTGGCGGCCCTGGGCCGAGGTGGTCGCCGAGTGGTTGCGTGCGGGCCGGTCGCCCACGGTCTTCCTGCACACTCCCGACAACGACGACGCGCCGGCGCTCGCCCGCCGGTTCCACGACGACGTGCGCGCCCTGGTGCCCGGGCTCGACCCGCTGCCCGAGCCCGAACCGCTCGAGCCCGCGACCCTGTTCTGA
- a CDS encoding 2-hydroxyacid dehydrogenase codes for MTVTVLVPDEEGMTALSEIEGVRPVVYRRGEPVPAEAAEAEVLVTGDQPSEELWRELPNVKLVQLLVAGAEDWVGKVPDGVLLSTCRGAHGGSSAEWVVAVLLAIYRGLDGFADGLRRKHWERRTTDTLQGKRALIIGAGDLGRHLRRRLETFDVRCTMVGATAREGVHGVGELPDLLPDHDIAVLMVPLTQHTRGLVDAEFLAAMPDEAILVNVSRGPVVVTDALVAELAAGRLRAALDVTDPEPLPDGHPLWDVPGLLLTPHVAGAVSGRRQRAYAVVARELSHYLGGELPKNLVHGEY; via the coding sequence ATGACCGTAACCGTGCTCGTGCCCGACGAAGAGGGAATGACCGCGCTTTCGGAGATCGAGGGTGTCCGTCCGGTGGTGTACCGCCGGGGAGAGCCGGTGCCCGCCGAAGCCGCCGAAGCCGAGGTCCTCGTGACCGGTGACCAGCCCAGCGAGGAGCTGTGGCGCGAACTGCCGAACGTCAAACTCGTGCAGTTGCTGGTGGCGGGGGCCGAGGACTGGGTCGGCAAGGTGCCGGACGGTGTCCTGCTCTCGACCTGCCGCGGCGCGCACGGCGGAAGCTCGGCCGAATGGGTCGTCGCGGTCCTCCTGGCGATCTACCGCGGTCTCGACGGTTTCGCCGACGGCTTGCGCCGGAAGCACTGGGAGCGCCGGACCACCGACACCCTGCAGGGTAAACGGGCCCTCATCATCGGTGCCGGCGACCTCGGCAGGCATCTGCGACGGCGGCTGGAGACGTTCGACGTGCGCTGCACGATGGTCGGCGCGACAGCTCGCGAAGGCGTGCACGGCGTCGGTGAACTCCCCGACCTGCTGCCCGACCACGACATCGCCGTCCTGATGGTGCCGCTCACCCAGCACACCCGGGGACTGGTCGACGCGGAGTTCTTGGCCGCGATGCCGGACGAGGCGATCCTCGTCAACGTCTCGAGGGGGCCGGTCGTGGTCACCGACGCGCTCGTCGCGGAGCTCGCGGCGGGCCGGTTGCGCGCCGCCCTCGACGTCACCGATCCCGAGCCGTTGCCCGACGGGCATCCACTGTGGGATGTGCCGGGCCTGCTGCTGACCCCGCATGTCGCGGGCGCGGTGAGCGGGAGGCGGCAGCGCGCCTACGCGGTGGTGGCCAGGGAACTGAGCCACTACCTGGGCGGAGAGCTGCCGAAGAACCTGGTCCACGGCGAGTACTGA